Part of the Streptomyces antimycoticus genome, GATCTGCCCACCTACGGCTGGGGGACCAGTCTGCAGGTCGGCGCCGACGGCCAGTTGGTCGGCGGCAGCGGCACGCTGGCGAAGCCCAAGGAGGACGACACCTATCCGGTGCTCAGCGCGGAACAGGCGCTGGAGCGGCTCAACTCGACGTCGGCCAAGGGCGATGGCCCGTCGGGCAAGGTGGACGTGCGCAAGGTGACGTTCGGCCTCGCCTCGCACATGGTGGACGGCCGGCGGGCGCTGGTGCCGTCGTGGATCTTCGAGACCAAGCCGACCGGGACCAACCGGGTGGCGGTCACCCTCCCCTACCCCGCGGTGAAGCCGGAATTCATCAAGAAGGCCGAGGAGCCGGGCCACTCCCCCTCGACCCGGCCGGGCAAGGGGAACCGGACCTCCAAGCCGGATGACATCACCTCGTACCGCGTGGACGGCAAGACCCTGACGCTGCGCTTCTGGGGCGGTGTCTGCAACACCTACTCGGTCTCCGCGAAGGAGACCTCCGAGCAGGTGACGCTGGAGCTCAAGAGCAAGCCGACCCATCCGGGGCGGGCCTGCATCCTCATCGCCAAGCAGCTGGACCGGAAGGTGACGCTGAAGGAGCCGCTGGACGGCCGGAAGGTCGTGGACGGCTCCACCGGCGAGACGGTGCCGCTGCGGAAGTGAGCGGACCGCGAGCGCTGCGGCAGGACATGCGGAAGGGGGCGGGCCCGATGGGCCCGCCCCCTTCCGTTTCGCTGTTTTCCGCCGCGCCGGGGGCTCAGCTGAAGGAGTCGCCGCAGGCGCAGGAACCCGTGGCGTTCGGGTTGTCGATGGTGAAGCCCTGCTTCTCGATGGTGTCGACGAAGTCGATCGAGGCACCGCCCAGGTACGGGGCGCTCATGCGGTCGGTCACGACCTTGACGCCGCCGAAGTCCTTGACGACGTCGCCGTCGAGCGAGCGCTCGTCGAAGAAGAGCTGGTAGCGCAGGCCGGAGCAGCCGCCGGGCTGAACGGCGACGCGCAGCGCGAGGTCGTCGCGGCCCTCCTGCTCCAGCAGGCTCTTGACCTTCGACGCGGCGGCGTCGGACAGGATGATGCCCTCGCTCGCGGTGGTCTCGTCCTGAACGGTCATCTGCTTCTCTCCCGGGTCGTACGGACTACTTGCCGTCGGAACCAACCAACGGCGTCCCGGATTCATTCCGGGCCCAGCGCTTATCTCCCGCTGTCCTTCATGCTCGCATACGGGTGGACGCACCGGAATGCGTCACATCGACACAATGCCTCTCGTCAAAGTGACGTGAAGCGGCTATGATAGATAGCGTCATTCTGACGATTAGGGTTCCCAGCGAAGAAAGAAGGGTGCGTGACGTGACCACCGCCCAGCCCCTCGATGTGCAGCCGACCCCGCTCGCTCTGCTGCTTCTCGGCCGGGAGGCCGACCCCCGCAGCGAGCGCGGCGTGGAGTGCCCGGGAGACCTTCCGGCGCCCTCCGACCCGGATCTGGTGGCACGCGCCCGCGCGGCCAAGGAGAAGCTCGGGGACAAGGTCTTCGTCCTCGGTCACCACTACCAGCGTGACGAGGTCATCGAGTTCGCTGATGTCACCGGTGACTCCTTCAAGCTGGCCCGGGACGCGGCGGCGCGGCCGGACGCCGAGTACATCGTCTTCTGCGGTGTGCACTTCATGGCCGAGTCCGCCGACATCCTCACCACCGAGGCCCAGCAGGTCGTCCTCCCCGACCTGGCGGCCGGCTGCTCGATGGCCGACATGGCCACGGCCGAGCAGGTCGCCGAGTGCTGGGAGGTGCTGACCGAGGCGGGTGTCGCGGAGGCGACGGTGCCCGTCTCGTACATGAACTCCTCGGCCGACATCAAGGCGTTCACCGGCAAGCACGGCGGCACGATCTGCACCTCGTCCAACGCCAAGCGGGCGCTGGAGTGGGCGTTCCAGCAGGGCCAGAAGGTGCTCTTCCTGCCCGATCAGCACCTCGGGCGCAATACGGCGGTCCGCGACATGGGCATGTCGCTGGAGGACTGCGTCGTCTACAACCCGCACAAGCCGAACGGCGGGCTCACCCCCGAGCAGCTGCGCGCCGCGACGATGATCCTGTGGCGCGGCCACTGCTCGGTGCACGGCCGCTTCTCGCTGGACTCGGTCAACGATGTGCGCGAGCGGATACCGGGTGTGAACGTGCTGGTGCACCCCGAGTGCAAGCACGAGGTCGTGGCGGCGGCCGACTACGTGGGCTCGACCGAGTACATCATCAAGGCCCTGGAGGCCGCCCCCGCCGGTTCGAAGTGGGCGATCGGCACGGAGCTGAATCTCGTACGGCGCCTGGCCAATCGTTTCGCCGACCAGGGCAAGGAGATCGTCTTCCTCGACAAGACGGTCTGCTTCTGCTCGACCATGAACCGGATCGATCTGCCGCATCTGGTCTGGGCGCTGGAGTCGCTGGTGGCCGGCAAGGTGGTCAACCGCATCCAGGTCGACCAGGAGACGGAGCACTTCGCCAAGCTGGCCCTGGAGCGGATGCTGGCGCTGCCGTAGGCAGCGTTGTTCGGCGATGGGGGCGGGGCGCCCAATCGTGGCACCTGCGGCGGGCTGCTTTCCCCTCCCCGCCCCCTCCCACAACTGGGGCTCCGCCCCAGCCCCCGCCGGGGTCCGGGGGCGAAACAGCCCCCGCCACGCGGCGGAGCCGCATATCGATGCCGCGGGAAGGAGCGGGGCGGGTGGCGGACGGCCGCACGCTGTCCCAGATCAGCGGCCACGGGGGGCGGGCGGTTGCGCCGGGCTCCCCGG contains:
- a CDS encoding HesB/IscA family protein produces the protein MTVQDETTASEGIILSDAAASKVKSLLEQEGRDDLALRVAVQPGGCSGLRYQLFFDERSLDGDVVKDFGGVKVVTDRMSAPYLGGASIDFVDTIEKQGFTIDNPNATGSCACGDSFS
- the nadA gene encoding quinolinate synthase NadA — encoded protein: MRDVTTAQPLDVQPTPLALLLLGREADPRSERGVECPGDLPAPSDPDLVARARAAKEKLGDKVFVLGHHYQRDEVIEFADVTGDSFKLARDAAARPDAEYIVFCGVHFMAESADILTTEAQQVVLPDLAAGCSMADMATAEQVAECWEVLTEAGVAEATVPVSYMNSSADIKAFTGKHGGTICTSSNAKRALEWAFQQGQKVLFLPDQHLGRNTAVRDMGMSLEDCVVYNPHKPNGGLTPEQLRAATMILWRGHCSVHGRFSLDSVNDVRERIPGVNVLVHPECKHEVVAAADYVGSTEYIIKALEAAPAGSKWAIGTELNLVRRLANRFADQGKEIVFLDKTVCFCSTMNRIDLPHLVWALESLVAGKVVNRIQVDQETEHFAKLALERMLALP